Genomic DNA from Kluyveromyces lactis strain NRRL Y-1140 chromosome C complete sequence:
ACTTTCCAACGTTAATCGAGGttcctttatttttgtATCTAAGGTGGTCATATGAATCTATTATtagttgaaatatttcaaagtcAGTTCAAATGACTGTCACGTGAGAGAATGATCTATTTTAGTTTCGCAGCACGATGGATGCCACCGTGAACCTCCACGCATACACTGAAAGCAACTCGGAAGTTAATAAGCCACTATCGATCCAATAGATTCATCAACAGGTTTGTTCTCGAGAGCTTTTTCGCGTTTGTGTTTGTTCgagttttcaaatttgacacaaaatattcaataaAGACGTCagttttatcaatatcgTAATCACTAAGGATGTCTgtccaaaaacaaaacgGCTTGAACCTGAAACTAAACTTATGAATAGCCAATAGTTCAGAGTAATTTCAACCAAGTCATCAACTATACAATGAGTAAACCCAGGCTTGGAAATCCGAATAAGTTGCCACATGCTCTTGGGCGGCAGTTTCTAGATGAAAATTCGAGCACAACGACAGATAGCGAAAAAGAGAGTTTTGACTTCACAGCATTGATGAAGAGGTTGAAAGAAACCAGGAAGACTACAATgccaagaagaaataccaAGGAAAATTTGTTGGCCACTACTCAACATGATTTGAATGAGTATCCTTATCCAATTAACAAAAACAATGAGAATCAGAATTTGGAAATGAATAATAGCgattttgataatgatgatagCAAGGAAAACGATACAGATTCCGAGATAGAACTGTCATGGAGGCCATTAGATGAgattgaattgaaaagaagagcCATTAATAAAACTGATAAACTTTTTAAACCGATGGGTGATTTGAATGGCGAATTTACATCTGAAAAGATAAGTGAAAAATGTGCTAAACTTCTTGGGTATCCTCTTCCTGATTACATCAAACGTCCACAAAGAGTTAGCTTAGTTGAAAAAGGGAATGTCATTGAATTCAAGGActatcaaaatcaacagaaGTCCCTTTTTCACaataaagatttcaaattcgaGTATCCTGTGAAGCGTGGACATGAAGAGGGTGAGGACGATAAAGAGTACTTTCAAGTAGAAGAAGTACTTCGAACCATCAAGGAAGACATAAAGCAAACGTATTCTAAAGTTGATAACATTAacaatttcattcaaagtaGGATTGATACCGGCCATAAAGAAGCCAAAgcagaagagaaagagaaagagaacaacaagataagagaagaaataccAGGAATGTTCCCGCAAAAAATTGTATACCTCAATCACTTTATTGATCCTCCTGAAAAACAGCCAACTTATTTCAATGCGCTTATGAACATGAAATGGATAGTTTCATGGCCAGTGAAATGGAAAGTTGCTTATTTTGTCACCGTACATATTTTGTCGTTCTCAGACGAACAATACACTTTCTCAGGTAAATCTTACGACCTACTGACTAATACCAAATACCTAACTTTATCTGAAGTTGATAGGCTTTTTGGTTGCTATATGACTATTTACGtgatatcaagaaacatATATGATATTACTTTCTCCATCAGGGAAATCTATGATTATGCATACCAATACTTAATGGAATATGATGAATTGCATCCAATTTTGAGAAAATACTGGAAAGAGCTATTCATATATGGCCTAATGAATGCGattcttgtttcaatagGAGCTTCTGCCATACATTTATGTTTGGCTCCTGATGGAAATTCTTCTCCGATTTACACCTGCCTCTGGCACATAGGATTTGGTTCTTCCCAGAGAGTTGGATTTGCAGTAATGCTCATAATATTTTATATTGATTTGACACAAGAGGGTTTGAATAGGTTTAAAAAGCAAGCGGATGATCTGAAGGAACAGGAAGATTTGGCACAAAGAAGGGTGAACAAGAATCAGAACGCtaacattttcaaagataaaaGTACGGTAATGAATTTTTGCAAGAGCAGAGACGTAGATGAAGACATTCTTCTGGAGTCAACCCCGCCTTTGAACCCACCATCAATTTTACATAGCCCCTTGCTCAAAAAGTCCACAAAAGTTGAACAGAACGAATCAATAAAACTGGTTTCTGTATCAAGTGTCGAAcactttgaagaaagctACGTTCCTCTTCTGAGAGAAAGattagatgaagaaaccaataAAAGCAGTAAAACAATTCCATCAAAAAATTTTCTACTTAGTACCATGGTAAAGATAATCGTATTTACATCAACCTTCCTTCAGCAACCTGTTAAGAcaatgaagaagttaatGCCATATAAAATATACAATTCTGTCAGAAAGGCAATAAACGCCCCAACTTAGCTAAT
This window encodes:
- a CDS encoding uncharacterized protein (no similarity), which codes for MSKPRLGNPNKLPHALGRQFLDENSSTTTDSEKESFDFTALMKRLKETRKTTMPRRNTKENLLATTQHDLNEYPYPINKNNENQNLEMNNSDFDNDDSKENDTDSEIELSWRPLDEIELKRRAINKTDKLFKPMGDLNGEFTSEKISEKCAKLLGYPLPDYIKRPQRVSLVEKGNVIEFKDYQNQQKSLFHNKDFKFEYPVKRGHEEGEDDKEYFQVEEVLRTIKEDIKQTYSKVDNINNFIQSRIDTGHKEAKAEEKEKENNKIREEIPGMFPQKIVYLNHFIDPPEKQPTYFNALMNMKWIVSWPVKWKVAYFVTVHILSFSDEQYTFSGKSYDLLTNTKYLTLSEVDRLFGCYMTIYVISRNIYDITFSIREIYDYAYQYLMEYDELHPILRKYWKELFIYGLMNAILVSIGASAIHLCLAPDGNSSPIYTCLWHIGFGSSQRVGFAVMLIIFYIDLTQEGLNRFKKQADDLKEQEDLAQRRVNKNQNANIFKDKSTVMNFCKSRDVDEDILLESTPPLNPPSILHSPLLKKSTKVEQNESIKLVSVSSVEHFEESYVPLLRERLDEETNKSSKTIPSKNFLLSTMVKIIVFTSTFLQQPVKTMKKLMPYKIYNSVRKAINAPT